One genomic window of Muntiacus reevesi chromosome 4, mMunRee1.1, whole genome shotgun sequence includes the following:
- the LOC136167472 gene encoding uncharacterized protein yields MEVTKKVGGPDPSGPQGHPSVGSQQLGGGVRGSQGPWINSGSASSRHGVPLSTEANSDGVYGSASQAHTHEPCHQHLREPTEVTSQCGYERASQDTLRLPSTSSFPRSFAGAQIHLVTENRTPAPPVYTRGDATSDTAHHGLYCSRLQVQVVGEGKAPAKVLVGWGKGPCSPEQTAPAGIRKSRWLPYIPSGEDGSPSAQGPFLAPGHDQGQGKGPGPVQAPPTPTPTQASTPGLDPISMSGAESYPCNPDHLTDNNATTKGLSQDLLPGKYGNQCPVQLDSSKGVTSCQVKLNFHPQEEPPTPAPILNKSPDQTQVCEATQRPVLPRHPKNQVEKPLVSISNPGSPKPGSGPPGTPKSQRDSQEIRSAPQSQQPFNVCNNPCSSGLPSAYQLSSHNPAPVPPREAVQIPASSAPTCQFRDAVEDRVLVFDMATGNTRMGLLCHDPMGSRAVLVGLMPSHPPIYASESMQPTHLLPTPIITPDSDRSSFWSTTAMVSSPVPSSLSSGSYREVALVPKEARVHLELQGSPGAETPMRMGMLSGPVLLGTPLQFGERILSHAHDPGWSKPDAEKNQGSRTIWMLDAPGMQDTSLGQTKKQQWMSSEQTAEPVPPAKNQEVLRPPLQEDTGSHNQKESYHPDSPLVKHAGQAPLGSQPPLAEQAPSTKQPLLPAQPPLTGTPISRQPSFSQEPLISNEPTLSRGALTAREPGQASTLGQEGEPLGHAEVHQMPPEETCIYVNREKVGANAAQSSSLHRLLSWQHGSSPKVQEKQLSLIAITAPGPGCKVLPMVAAGTQLQGPQFKLTAEDTTHSSVVTHLGLLRGGCYELVPTMDALAARSPVLCRHLLGPYQDMAAVVIDTGTGFTKCGLAGEDHVLSVLPSRVQLLQHPVQGQPRYTVAEKQEPSHSVLNRGVVSDWDALEVLWQHLFYCRLGVQPEELAVLVADSPISPRTNREKVAEILFERFHVPAMQTVHQALLALYAYGRTTGLVLGSGHGTSYVAPIVSGDLAPLDTYRLDVAGCDLTEHLAQLLLAGGQSPLKAELVNQIKETCCYVAMDMTAELARMQSQTRVDFVLPDKQVITLGSERFRCPEALFQPNLLGVNQPGLPQLALLSISRLEAKQQEQLLANVVLDGGSTLLSGFPERLRQELGPSAIVLGSPHRAVAAWLGGSIMASRNSFQSLWLSRREYDEEGPWAIYKYHL; encoded by the coding sequence ATGGAAGTCACCAAGAAAGTGGGGGGCCCTGATCCATCGGGCCCCCAGGGCCACCCCTCAGTTGGCAGCCAGCAGCTGGGGGGTGGCGTCAGAGGATCCCAGGGACCATGGATAAACTCAGGATCCGCATCCTCGAGGCACGGGGTGCCATTGTCCACCGAGGCCAACTCTGATGGGGTTTATGGCTCAGCCTCCCAGGCCCACACCCATGAGCCCTGTCACCAGCACCTCCGGGAGCCTACGGAGGTTACTTCCCAATGTGGCTATGAGCGGGCCTCCCAGGACACCCTGAGACTCCCCTCCACTAGCTCATTCCCAAGATCTTTCGCGGGAGCCCAAATACATCTCGTCACGGAGAATAGGACCCCGGCCCCACCGGTGTACACGCGCGGTGATGCCACCAGTGACACGGCTCACCACGGACTCTACTGTTCCCGGCTTCAGGTgcaggtggtgggggagggcaagGCTCCAGCTAAAGTCCTTGTAGGCTGGGGCAAAGGCCCCTGCAGCCCGGAGCAGACTGCCCCAGCGGGCATTAGGAAGAGCCGATGGCTACCATATATCCCTTCAGGAGAGGATGGCTCACCTTCAGCCCAAGGTCCTTTTCTGGCTCCAGGTCATGATCAGGGCCAGGGCAAGGGCCCAGGTCCGGTTCAGGCTCCTCCAACTCCAACTCCAACTCAGGCCAGTACTCCAGGTCTGGATCCGATCTCAATGTCAGGAGCAGAATCTTATCCCTGCAACCCCGACCACCTGACTGATAACAATGCCACCACGAAAGGCCTGTCCCAAgacctcttgcctgggaaatatggCAACCAGTGCCCAGTCCAGTTGGATTCTTCCAAAGGGGTCACATCCTGCCAGGTCAAGCTGAATTTCCATCCTCAGGAAgagcctcccaccccagcacctaTCCTAAACAAATCCCCAGACCAGACCCAGGTATGTGAAGCTACCCAAAGGCCAGTGTTACCCAGGCATCCCAAGAACCAAGTGGAGAAGCCCCTGGTCAGTATCTCTAACCCAGGCAGCCCCAAACCAGGCTCAGGGCCCCCAGGAACCCCTAAGAGCCAGagggacagccaggagatccgCAGCGCTCCGCAAAGTCAGCAGCCCTTCAATGTTTGCAACAACCCCTGCtccagtgggctgccgtctgccTACCAATTAAGCAGCCACAACCCAGCCCCAGTTCCTCCCAGGGAAGCCGTGCAGATACCTGCCTCCAGTGCCCCTACCTGCCAGTTCCGGGATGCTGTGGAAGACCGTGTGCTGGTGTTTGACATGGCCACGGGCAATACCAGGATGGGGTTGCTGTGTCATGATCCCATGGGCTCCCGGGCAGTGCTGGTGGGCCTCATGCCCAGCCACCCACCCATCTATGCCTCTGAAAGCATGCAACCCACCCACCTGCTGCCCACGCCCATCATCACCCCTGACAGCGATCGTTCCAGCTTCTGGTCCACCACGGCCATGGTGTCCAGCCCCGTGCCCTCCAGCCTTTCATCGGGAAGCTACCGAGAGGTGGCCCTGGTTCCCAAAGAGGCCAGGGTCCACCTGGAATTGCAAGGCTCCCCTGGTGCTGAGACACCCATGAGGATGGGGATGCTCAGTGGGCCCGTTCTACTGGGGACACCACTCCAATTTGGAGAGAGGATCCTGAGCCATGCCCATGATCCTGGCTGGTCCAAACCTGATGCTGAAAAAAACCAAGGGAGTCGCACTATCTGGATGCTGGATGCCCCTGGGATGCAGGACACCTCTCTGGGCcagaccaagaagcaacagtggaTGAGCTCAGAGCAGACTGCAGAGCCAGTACCACCAGCCAAAAACCAGGAGGTGCTCAGACCCCCACTCCAGGAAGATACAGGCAGCCACAATCAGAAAGAGAGCTATCACCCTGATAGCCCTCTGGTCAAACATGCTGGGCAGGCCCCCCTCGGCAGTCAGCCCCCACTAGCTGAACAGGCCCCCTCCACCAAGCAGCCTCTGCTTCCTGCTCAACCGCCTCTCACTGGAACCCCTATTTCCAGGCAGCCTTCTTTTTCCCAAGAACCCCTCATCTCCAATGAGCCCACCCTCTCAAGGGGTGCCCTGACCGCTAGGGAGCCTGGTCAGGCTTCCACCCTGGGCCAAGAAGGTGAGCCACTGGGCCATGCGGAGGTACACCAGATGCCCCCCGAGGAGACCTGCATCTATGTAAACAGAGAAAAGGTTGGTGCCAACGCTGCTCAAAGCTCCAGCTTGCATCGGCTCTTGTCCTGGCAGCATGGCAGCTCCCCCAAGGTGCAGGAGAAGCAACTTTCCCTGATCGCGATCACTGCACCGGGCCCTGGTTGCAAGGTCTTGCCCATGGTCGCAGCGGGCACTCAGCTCCAGGGTCCCCAATTCAAGCTGACAGCCGAGGACACAACCCACTCGTCGGTGGTCACACACCTCGGCCTGCTCCGCGGGGGCTGCTATGAGCTGGTGCCCACCATGGATGCTCTGGCCGCACGGTCCCCAGTGCTCTGCCGCCACTTGCTGGGCCCCTACCAGGACATGGCTGCCGTGGTGATCGACACAGGCACAGGCTTCACCAAATGCGGGCTGGCGGGAGAGGACCACGTCCTCAGCGTGCTGCCTTCACGCGTCCAACTGCTGCAGCACCCAGTCCAGGGCCAGCCCAGGTACACAGTGGCCGAGAAGCAAGAGCCGTCCCACTCGGTGCTGAATCGAGGCGTGGTCTCTGACTGGGATGCCCTGGAGGTGCTGTGGCAGCACCTGTTCTACTGCAGGCTGGGCGTGCAGCCTGAGGAGCTGGCTGTGCTTGTGGCCGACTCACCCATCTCCCCGCGCACCAACCGAGAAAAGGTGGCTGAAATACTCTTCGAGCGTTTCCATGTGCCAGCCATGCAGACAGTGCACCAGGCCCTGCTGGCACTCTATGCTTACGGGCGCACCACCGGGCTGGTGCTGGGCAGTGGCCACGGCACATCCTATGTGGCCCCCATTGTCAGTGGGGATCTGGCCCCCCTTGACACCTACCGGCTGGACGTGGCGGGTTGCGACCTCACGGAACACCTGGCTCAGCTGTTGCTGGCAGGTGGCCAATCACCGCTCAAGGCAGAGCTGGTCAACCAGATCAAAGAGACCTGCTGCTACGTGGCCATGGACATGACGGCCGAGCTAGCCCGCATGCAGTCCCAGACCCGGGTGGACTTCGTGCTTCCCGACAAGCAGGTCATCACGCTGGGCTCTGAGCGCTTCCGCTGCCCGGAGGCTCTCTTCCAACCCAATCTGCTGGGCGTCAATCAGCCGGGCCTTCCTCAACTAGCCCTCCTCAGCATCAGCCGGCTggaggccaagcagcaggagcAGTTGCTGGCCAATGTGGTGCTGGACGGTGGCAGCACCCTGTTGAGTGGCTTTCCTGAGCGCCTCAGACAGGAGCTGGGCCCCAGTGCCATCGTGCTGGGCTCTCCGCACCGGGCCGTTGCTGCTTGGCTCGGAGGCTCCATCATGGCCTCTCGGAACTCCTTCCAGAGCCTGTGGCTCAGCCGCCGTGAGTATGACGAGGAGGGCCCATGGGCCATTTACAAGTACCATCTATGA